One genomic segment of Arthrobacter sp. Marseille-P9274 includes these proteins:
- a CDS encoding alpha/beta hydrolase, whose amino-acid sequence MTPNPHLEPEPVLHGAALDDADFAVLAVHGRGQSPAFMQDLADRIGLPGFGYLLPAASGSTWYPGGFMQPIQDNQPHLDHALEAIGTHLDGLRARGFGPERTVLLGFSQGACLLSEYLLRHQDRYAAAVLHTGGYLGPVEHGWPEEGALDGVPVLLASAAEDAWVPLPRIEATAVALSKAGAAVELTTYDDPEHHINVDAVILMRRLLRALTTKES is encoded by the coding sequence ATGACGCCCAACCCGCACCTCGAACCGGAACCGGTGCTCCACGGGGCCGCGCTGGACGATGCCGACTTCGCCGTCCTCGCGGTCCACGGCCGCGGCCAGTCCCCCGCCTTCATGCAGGATCTGGCGGACCGGATCGGGCTGCCCGGCTTCGGCTACTTGTTGCCCGCAGCGTCGGGCAGCACCTGGTACCCCGGCGGCTTCATGCAGCCGATCCAAGACAACCAGCCGCACCTCGACCACGCACTGGAAGCCATCGGCACCCATCTCGACGGTCTGCGTGCCCGGGGCTTCGGCCCGGAGCGGACCGTGCTGCTGGGTTTCTCGCAGGGCGCATGCCTGCTCTCCGAGTACCTGCTGCGCCACCAGGACCGCTACGCCGCCGCCGTCCTGCACACCGGCGGCTACCTCGGTCCGGTGGAGCACGGCTGGCCAGAGGAGGGAGCGCTCGACGGCGTGCCCGTCCTCCTCGCCTCTGCCGCGGAGGACGCCTGGGTACCGCTGCCGCGGATCGAGGCCACCGCCGTCGCACTCTCCAAGGCGGGCGCCGCCGTCGAACTCACCACCTATGACGACCCCGAACACCACATCAATGTCGACGCCGTCATCCTTATGCGCCGCCTGCTGCGCGCGCTCACCACGAAGGAGTCCTGA